In the genome of Bombus affinis isolate iyBomAffi1 chromosome 7, iyBomAffi1.2, whole genome shotgun sequence, one region contains:
- the LOC126918322 gene encoding protein THEM6, whose amino-acid sequence MITCWVLAGVFGAIVLLYGLIEVHYFLRMCLTVFLARFCKKKVHILDETTVYGICTTTDVDTLLYHMNNARYLREIDFARADFYERTSLYREICSQGSGVVQGASTIRYRRFLKPLSIFKITSKIIYWDEKSVFMEHRFITPSDGFVRAIAMCRQRLLDCSAEAVIGSLMERGVKQNGNVEAGVTQIPHVRPQMPPEVARWLESNEISSAMLRQNSAATTNC is encoded by the exons ATGATAACCTGCTGGGTGTTGGCTGGTGTATTTGGAGCTATCGTGCTGCTCTATGGCCTAATAGAAGTTCACTATTTCTTGCGTATGTGCTTGACCGTGTTCCTTGCACGTTTCTGTAAGAAGAAGGTCCATATCCTCGATGAGACCACCGTTTACG GTATTTGCACGACAACGGATGTGGACACATTACTTTATCACATGAACAATGCGAGATATCTTCGCGAGATCGACTTCGCCAGGGCGGATTTTTACGAAAGGACGAGCCTCTATCGCGAGATCTGTTCACAAGGATCGGGTGTTGTACAAGGAGCGTCGACCATTCGTTATCGCCGCTTTCTGAAACCTCTGTCCATCTTCAAAATAACTTCTAAG ATAATATATTGGGATGAGAAGTCCGTATTCATGGAACATCGGTTCATCACTCCCAGCGACGGATTCGTCAGGGCCATCGCGATGTGCAGACAAAGGCTTTTGGATTGTAGCGCTGAGGCTGTGATCGGTTCCCTTATGGAACGAGGCGTCAAGCAGAACGGTAACGTGGAGGCGGGTGTAACTCAG atacctcaTGTCCGACCGCAGATGCCACCGGAAGTCGCCAGGTGGTTGGAAAGTAACGAAATTTCTTCGGCGATGCTTCGTCAGAACTCAGCAGCAACGACGAATTGCTGA